A DNA window from Camelina sativa cultivar DH55 chromosome 13, Cs, whole genome shotgun sequence contains the following coding sequences:
- the LOC104737580 gene encoding uncharacterized protein LOC104737580: MATAMVLSSQTLSHRNPNPCLSRHSDGATAAPPRRRKRIPTTTSQPTVIKSPAANTNLVMGQVKILKRGEALSAFNNKENNSSCDVTRRPVTKKMVNNDVDLIVSSTNRLGPEPETVRKQIGAFKRLEIFAGAGCSISPLPSSVPIPCFLEKNDLVL, from the coding sequence ATGGCCACTGCGATGGTTCTCTCTTCTCAAACCCTAAGCCACCGTAACCCTAATCCTTGCCTTAGCCGCCACTCTGACGGTGCTACAGCGGCTCCTCCTCGCCGACGGAAGCGAATCCCTACGACGACGTCTCAACCTACGGTGATCAAATCTCCGGCGGCGAATACTAATCTTGTGATGGGACAAGTCAAGATCCTCAAACGCGGCGAGGCGTTGAGCGCGTTTAACAACAAGGAGAACAACAGTAGCTGCGATGTTACAAGACGACCTGTTACGAAGAAGATGGTGAATAATGATGTTGATTTGATTGTATCGTCGACTAATAGACTTGGACCTGAACCAGAGACTGTGAGGAAACAGATCGGAGCTTTTAAACGATTGGAGATCTTCGCCGGAGCTGGTTGCTCTATTTCGCCGCTTCCCAGCTCTGTTCCGATCCCATGTTTTTTGGAGAAGAACGATCTCGTCCTTTAG
- the LOC104737581 gene encoding sugar transport protein 7-like codes for MAGGSFGPNGVAKERAEQYQGKVTGYVIIACLVAAIGGSIFGYDIGVSGGVTSMDEFLDEFFHAVYEKKKHAHESNYCKYDNQGLAAFTSSLYLAGLVSTLVASPITRNYGRRASIVCGGISFLVGAGLNAGAANLAMLLAGRIMLGVGIGFGNQAVPLYLSEVAPTHLRGGLNMMFQLATTLGIFTANMVNFGTQKLKPWGWRLSLGLAAFPALLMTLGGYFLPETPNSLVERGLTERGRRVLEKLRGTKNVDAELQDMVDASELANSIKHPFRNILQKRHRPQLVMAICMPMFQILTGINSILFYAPVLFQTMGFGGNASLYSSALTGAVLVLSTLISIGLVDKLGRRALLISGGIQMIICQVIVAVILGVKFGDKEELSKGYSVIVVIFICLFVVAFGWSWGPLGWTIPSEIFPLETRSAGQSITVAVNLLFTFIIAQAFLALLCAFKFGIFLFFAGWVTVMTIFVYFLLPETKGVPIEEMTLLWSKHWFWKKILPATNLEADNNNDTNSSA; via the exons atggcaGGAGGATCGTTTGGTCCGAACGGTGTGGCAAAGGAGAGGGCAGAACAATACCAAGGGAAAGTGACTGGTTATGTCATAATCGCTTGCCTTGTTGCAGCCATTGGTGGATCTATCTTTGGATATGACATCGGAGTCTCAG GAGGAGTTACGTCCATGGATGAGTTTCTTGACGAGTTTTTCCATGCGGtttatgagaagaagaagcatgcTCATGAAAGTAATTACTGCAAATATGATAATCAAGGGTTAGCTGCTTTCACTTCTTCACTCTACTTGGCTGGTTTGGTTTCAACTCTGGTGGCTTCACCCATCACTAGGAACTATGGGAGGCGTGCGAGTATTGTCTGTGGTGGAATCAGCTTTCTTGTTGGAGCTGGTTTGAATGCGGGAGCTGCGAATCTAGCTATGCTTCTTGCTGGACGGATCATGCTCGGTGTTGGCATTGGATTTGGAAATCAG gcAGTTCCACTGTATTTATCAGAAGTGGCACCAACTCATCTCCGAGGTGGTTTAAACATGATGTTTCAGTTAGCTACAACTCTTGGGATCTTTACTGCGAATATGGTCAATTTCGGTACTCAAAAGCTTAAGCCTTGGGGATGGAGACTCTCTCTTGGTTTAGCTGCTTTTCCGGCTCTGCTTATGACGCTTGGCGGCTATTTCTTACCAGAGACTCCCAACAGTTTGGTCGAAAGAGGATTGACAGAGAGAGGTCGACGTGTACTGGAGAAACTAAGAGGAACCAAAAACGTCGATGCTGAGCTTCAAGACATGGTAGATGCGAGTGAGCTAGCGAATTCCATCAAACATCCTTTCAGAAACATCCTGCAGAAACGACACAGGCCTCAGCTAGTCATGGCTATTTGCATGCCTATGTTTCAGATCCTCACTGGCATAAACTCCATTCTCTTCTACGCGCCTGTTCTGTTCCAAACAATGGGATTTGGTGGCAACGCATCTCTCTACTCATCAGCTTTAACAGGAGCTGTTCTTGTTCTCTCAACATTGATTTCCATAGGATTAGTAGACAAATTAGGAAGAAGAGCTCTTCTCATCAGTGGAGGAATACAAATGATAATATGTCAAGTCATAGTAGCAGTGATCTTGGGAGTGAAGTTTGGAGACAAGGAAGAGCTATCAAAAGGGTACTCAGTCATCGTAGTCATCTTCATCTGCCTCTTTGTTGTAGCATTCGGATGGTCATGGGGTCCTCTCGGCTGGACCATACCAAGCGAAATCTTTCCATTAGAGACACGTTCAGCGGGACAGAGCATCACGGTTGCTGTAAACCTCCTCTTCACTTTCATCATAGCTCAAGCTTTCCTCGCTCTCCTATGTGCATTCAAGTTTGgaatcttcctcttctttgctGGTTGGGTCACTGTAATGACCATCTTTGTCTATTTCCTGTTACCTGAAACCAAAGGAGTGCCGATTGAAGAGATGACTCTCTTATGGAGTAAACATTGGttctggaaaaaaatattacctGCAACAAATCTTGAAGCTGATAACAACAATGACACAAACAGTTCTgcttaa